From a single Ciona intestinalis unplaced genomic scaffold, KH HT000087.2, whole genome shotgun sequence genomic region:
- the LOC100177192 gene encoding sodium-coupled neutral amino acid transporter 3-like isoform X1: MGDFQQDYRKVLDESPPPEQQDNLDEEDDGVPELDPLNSFAPLNISEEADKLTYKDHLSSALSVFNLMNAILGSGILGLAEAQKNIGVLPFVLMLVSTACLALFTISLLLHLSRITGVKTYEGLAQQSFGKKGKFITSIMIVFHCMGAICSYVFIMKNELPEVIKVFVSYEEKPDEDLPFYLNGNFLMLIVVVGVIVPLSTMKDIKFLGYSSAFGMFCMMLFTVTVIAKKFSIPCPLPLNNTHSALANRTYNEEQYCSAKVVNLNKRSAYAVPTMFFSFMCHASMLPIYAELRKPSLPRMQKVAAISILNVLLLYLTSATLGYLTFYNRVESELLLTYSLYNPDDPLIVISRLMVIICVMLSVPLLHYPARKTIILSMFPNPDQFFWWRHILVMVGVLSVSVVFVLFVPNIRDIFGIAGATSSASLLAIFPSAFFIRLTGKDATPSVRSEYSGRRKIAWALVVLGSLFMILSVALIVLDWLT, translated from the exons ATGGGCGATTTCCAACAAGATTATCGTAAGGTTTTGGATGAATCTCCTCCACCAGAACAACAGGACAACCTGGATGAAGAAGATGATGGGGTTCCTGAACTTGACCCTTTAAACTCATTCGCGCCTCTCAATATATCAGAAGAAGCGGATAAACTTACTTACAAG GATCATCTATCGTCAGCGTTATCTGTGTTTAACCTCATGAACGCCATCTTGGGGAGCGGAATACTTGGGCTGGCAGAAGCGCAAAAGAATATTGGAGTTCTCCCATTCGT TTTAATGTTGGTGAGCACTGCGTGTCTTGCTTTGTTCACTATCAGTCTTTTGCTACATCTGAGTAGAATCACTGGAGTGAAAACTTACGAGGGTTTGGCTCAACAATCGTTCGGCAAGAAGGGGAAGTTTATTACTTCTATCATGATAGTGTTTCATTGCATGGGAG CCATATGCTCGTATGTTTTCATCATGAAGAATGAACTGCCTGAGGTCATCAAGGTTTTTGTGAGCTACGAGGAAAAACC AGATGAAGACCTTCCGTTTTATTTGAACGGAAACTTTTTGATGTTGATTGTGGTCGTCGGGGTGATTGTCCCACTTTCTACAATGAAAGATATTA AGTTTCTTGGTTATTCCAGCGCCTTCGGTATGTTTTGTATGATGTTGTTTACGGTGACTGTGATAGCGAAGAAGTTTTCCATCCCATGTCCCCTTCCTCTCAATAACACCCATTCAGCATTGGCCAACCGTACTTACAATGAAGAACAATATTGCTCGGCAAAAGTCGTTAACCTAAACAAAAGG TCCGCTTACGCCGTACCGACCATGTTTTTTTCCTTCATGTGCCACGCATCGATGCTGCCAATCTACGCCGAACTACGAAA ACCCAGTTTACCTCGAATGCAGAAAGTGGCGGCCATTTCTATCCTTAACGTCCTACTATTGTATCTTACTTCGGCAACGTTGGGATATCTTACATTCTACA ATCGCGTTGAATCTGAGCTACTACTCACATATAGTTTGTACAACCCCGACGATCCCCTCATCGTAATATCAAGGCTGATGGTCATCATCTGTGTAATGCTTTCCGTGCCATTACTACATTATCCG GcaagaaaaacaattattctATCAATGTTTCCCAACCCGGATCAATTTTTCTGGTGGAGACATATCTTAGTTATGGTAGGGGTGTTGTCGGTTTCAGTTGTGTTCGTTCTATTCGTTCCAAACATCAGAGACATCTTCGGCATAGCAG GCGCCACTTCGTCTGCGTCGCTACTTGCCATCTTCCCGAGTGCCTTCTTTATCCGACTTACCGGCAAGGACGCTACGCCTTCCGTACGATCTGAATACAGCGGCAGAAGGAAGATT GCCTGGGCGTTGGTTGTGTTGGGGAGTCTCTTTATGATCCTTAGTGTGGCGTTGATTGTGCTGGACTGGTTAACATGA
- the LOC100177192 gene encoding sodium-coupled neutral amino acid transporter 3-like isoform X2, protein MGDFQQDYRKVLDESPPPEQQDNLDEEDDGVPELDPLNSFAPLNISEEADKLTYKDHLSSALSVFNLMNAILGSGILGLAEAQKNIGVLPFVLMLVSTACLALFTISLLLHLSRITGVKTYEGLAQQSFGKKGKFITSIMIVFHCMGAICSYVFIMKNELPEVIKVFVSYEEKPDEDLPFYLNGNFLMLIVVVGVIVPLSTMKDIKFLGYSSAFGMFCMMLFTVTVIAKKFSIPCPLPLNNTHSALANRTYNEEQYCSAKVVNLNKRSAYAVPTMFFSFMCHASMLPIYAELRKPSLPRMQKVAAISILNVLLLYLTSATLGYLTFYNRVESELLLTYSLYNPDDPLIVISRLMVIICVMLSVPLLHYPAPLRLRRYLPSSRVPSLSDLPARTLRLPYDLNTAAEGRLPGRWLCWGVSL, encoded by the exons ATGGGCGATTTCCAACAAGATTATCGTAAGGTTTTGGATGAATCTCCTCCACCAGAACAACAGGACAACCTGGATGAAGAAGATGATGGGGTTCCTGAACTTGACCCTTTAAACTCATTCGCGCCTCTCAATATATCAGAAGAAGCGGATAAACTTACTTACAAG GATCATCTATCGTCAGCGTTATCTGTGTTTAACCTCATGAACGCCATCTTGGGGAGCGGAATACTTGGGCTGGCAGAAGCGCAAAAGAATATTGGAGTTCTCCCATTCGT TTTAATGTTGGTGAGCACTGCGTGTCTTGCTTTGTTCACTATCAGTCTTTTGCTACATCTGAGTAGAATCACTGGAGTGAAAACTTACGAGGGTTTGGCTCAACAATCGTTCGGCAAGAAGGGGAAGTTTATTACTTCTATCATGATAGTGTTTCATTGCATGGGAG CCATATGCTCGTATGTTTTCATCATGAAGAATGAACTGCCTGAGGTCATCAAGGTTTTTGTGAGCTACGAGGAAAAACC AGATGAAGACCTTCCGTTTTATTTGAACGGAAACTTTTTGATGTTGATTGTGGTCGTCGGGGTGATTGTCCCACTTTCTACAATGAAAGATATTA AGTTTCTTGGTTATTCCAGCGCCTTCGGTATGTTTTGTATGATGTTGTTTACGGTGACTGTGATAGCGAAGAAGTTTTCCATCCCATGTCCCCTTCCTCTCAATAACACCCATTCAGCATTGGCCAACCGTACTTACAATGAAGAACAATATTGCTCGGCAAAAGTCGTTAACCTAAACAAAAGG TCCGCTTACGCCGTACCGACCATGTTTTTTTCCTTCATGTGCCACGCATCGATGCTGCCAATCTACGCCGAACTACGAAA ACCCAGTTTACCTCGAATGCAGAAAGTGGCGGCCATTTCTATCCTTAACGTCCTACTATTGTATCTTACTTCGGCAACGTTGGGATATCTTACATTCTACA ATCGCGTTGAATCTGAGCTACTACTCACATATAGTTTGTACAACCCCGACGATCCCCTCATCGTAATATCAAGGCTGATGGTCATCATCTGTGTAATGCTTTCCGTGCCATTACTACATTATCCG GCGCCACTTCGTCTGCGTCGCTACTTGCCATCTTCCCGAGTGCCTTCTTTATCCGACTTACCGGCAAGGACGCTACGCCTTCCGTACGATCTGAATACAGCGGCAGAAGGAAGATT GCCTGGGCGTTGGTTGTGTTGGGGAGTCTCTTTATGA
- the LOC100186612 gene encoding uncharacterized protein LOC100186612, whose amino-acid sequence MEIVGKRLLKRKVEKQLKMFSGNEEGKGKSENTEGENNCAEDQTHIEEMRKEKREQMLEQQLQRRTERAKIREEIRKRHKIESSEIDSELVNLESHGDTGDSSLVEMATSISSRLKLVWSNFGSSVGKS is encoded by the exons ATGGAAATAGTTGGAAAACGTTTGTTGAAAAGAAAG GTGGAAAAGCaattgaaaatgttttctGGGAACGAAGAAGGAAAaggaaaaagtgaaaataccGAGGGGGAAAATAATTGTGCGGAGGATCAAACTCATATTGAAGAAATGCGGAAAGAAAAAAG AGAACAGATGCTGGAACAACAGCTGCAACGAAGAACCGAACGCGCGAAAATCCGCGAAGAAATCCGAAAACGACACAAAATCGAGTCGTCGGAAATCGACAGCGAACTAGTTAACCTTGAGAGTCATGGGGACACAGGAGATTCAAGTTTGGTAGAAATGGCTACGTCAATTAGTTCGCGACTAAAGCTGGTTTGGAGCAACTTTGGCAGCTCTGTGGGGAAATCTTAG
- the LOC100184229 gene encoding zinc finger protein Pegasus, whose protein sequence is MQQTNDVSTFGLNNSSVSNSFVETFNLQTQEASNSFKDSEKERNKCPHCPFTTAWKSSLSVHIKTHTNERPWKCALCNKHFKLKHHLKCHLLTHSNKQAKCNLCSFRCSDSRMLQRHKLLSHKVGFKKRMTPRPTLTMPMTKEFAATADNTFNSFFGHSNDQAATLGQPANVLDTPGFGYKVPAIPTQNESFQPPEIRKSPNRVLWQRSVPTHQFNQQPNAISSSNLHQRWPIITTCASTQDCLPPEKAMYRRKSSDLASVSSTDSTPILVKQERPHVVESSSEPTPTCFAFPSQSSDLQQIVSADESNTSDCRIVSPQSATPSDANNEVVSKRSRSLSARSIASVNIEEPLVLEDETKVESKWECSHCGIIFPDNIMYGLHMACHSVGHAYKCNVCGLICRDRHDFSFHFSLGQHKVDLKK, encoded by the exons atgcAACAAACCAACGACGTCTCCACATTTGGATTAAACAACAGTTCTGTTTCAAACTCGTTTGTTGAAACTTTTAACTTGCAAACACAAGAAGCATCTAATAGTTTTAAGGATTCGgagaaagaaagaaacaaatgCCCGCATTGCCCTTTTACAACGGCATGGAAAAGCAGTTTGTCTGTTCATATCAAAACCCACACTA atGAGCGACCATGGAAATGCGCTTTGTGTAACAAACACTTCAAGTTAAAACATCATTTGAAATGCCATCTTTTAACACATTCCAACAAACAAGCAAAGTGTAATTTATGCAGTTTTAG ATGCTCAGACAGTCGGATGCTACAACGTCACAAACTGCTGAGTCATAAAGTTGGATTCAAGAAACGAATGACACCGAGGCCGACTTTAACCATGCCGATGACCAAGGAGTTTGCAGCAACAGCAGATAACACATTTAATTCATTCTTTGGACATTCTAACGATCAAGCAGCGACATTAGGTCAACCTGCCAATGTACTCGATACACCTGGGTTTGGGTACAAAGTGCCCGCTATACCAACCCAGAACGAATCCTTTCAGCCGCCTGAAATAAGAAAATCTCCGAATCGTGTCTTGTGGCAACGTAGCGTTCCAACCCATCAGTTCAACCAACAACCAAACGCGATCTCATCATCTAACTTGCACCAACGATGGCCCATAATAACCACATGCGCGTCAACGCAGGATTGTTTACCACCTGAGAAGGCGATGTATCGTCGCAAGTCGTCCGACCTCGCATCTGTCTCATCAACCGACAGCACGCCAATCTTGGTAAAACAAGAGCGCCCACACGTGGTTGAAAGTTCATCGGAACCCACTCCAACGTGCTTTGCTTTTCCATCCCAATCATCCGACCTTCAACAAATCGTTTCTGCTGACGAATCTAATACTTCAGATTGCCGAATCGTTTCGCCGCAGTCAGCCACCCCATCCGACGCAAATAATGAAGTTGTTTCAAAAAGATCTCGTTCATTGAGTGCTCGATCAATCGCAAGCGTGAACATTGAGGAGCCATTGGTGCTTGAAGATGAAACTAAAGTTGAAAGCAAATGGGAATGTTCACATTGTGGAATAATATTTCCCGATAATATAATGTACGGCTTACACATGGCTTGCCATTCTGTGGGCCACGCTTACAAATGCAATGTTTGTGGTTTAATTTGCCGCGACAGACATGATTTTTCTTTCCATTTTTCCCTTGGCCAGCATAAAGTTGACTTGAAAAAATAA
- the LOC100186390 gene encoding myosin-6-like, which produces MSFDYEACQDAAQYLRLSREKIIENQTQKPDGKKYVWFPTKAEAYVKGELIKTEKGKCTIKSIDEGKEMTVKEDDLQEMNPPRYEKCEDMAGMTFLNEASVLNNLRSRYESFMIYTYSGLFCVTVNPYKMLPVYAPYVIAAYKGKRRTEMPPHLYSIADNAYTEMLMNRENQSMLITGESGAGKTVNTKKVIQYFALVAAYGAAQDDGKGTLEDQIVQCNPAMEAFGNAKTVRNDNSSRFGKFIRIHFGSTGLLASGDIEHYLLEKSRVIYQQEGERNYHIFYQIISGSKPELIDQLLVTKDPYDYKSISQGVVTVDNMDDGAELLLTDDAFRVLGFNQEEISGIYRIMAGIMHQQNMKFKNKQREEQAEPDGTEDADKVAYLFGLNSADFIKYICHPRVKVGNEYVTKGQSCNQVSYGMGALSKGLFGRHFDWLVKLINQTLSTKLPRSFFIGVLDIAGFEIFDSNSFEQLCINFTNEKLQQFFNHHMFVLEQEEYKKEGIDWVFIDFGMDLAACIELIEKPLGIMSILEEECMFPKASDDTFKDKLYQNHLGKSKAFGKPVKKTKYEAHFELYHYAGTVAYNICGWLEKNKDPLNNSVVDLYKKASLKLMQTIWEGYVSPEEAASGGGKGGKRKKGGSFMTVSSLHRQSLNSLMTNLRSTAPHFVRCLIPNERKCPGEMDSHLVLHQLRCNGVLEGIRICRKGFPNRVPYGDFKQRYRILNPNAAPEGQFMDSKKTSEKLLGSIDIDHESYKLGHTKVFFRAGMIGKLEEMRDNKLSSIFKLIQGRMRGVLMRREYQKMIERRQACRIIQSNLRAFFGMANCEWMKLMFKIKPLLKTAESAKELEEMEKEFAETKVNLEKETKRRKELEEMQVSFIQEKNDLVMQLQAQQDQIDDGEDRCDQLIKTKVELDGKIKELTEKSEMKMEIDDLASNVESVTKAKLNYEKMARNLEEQLNETKMKNDNFTKEVNELNAAKARLSSENGEFGRQLDEREHLMAQLTRSKNSSSQQIDELKRVVEEETKAKAALAHAVQASRHDNDLLREQYEEEQEAKAELQRALSKANAEVAQWRNKYETDAIQRTEELEEAKKKLALRLQEAEEQVEAMQAKAASLDKTKNRLQGEVEDLTIDLERSNAGAAALDKKQRNFDKVLSEHKQKAEEVQVELEQSQKEARSLSTELFKMKNAYEEALDGLETVKRENKNLQEEIADLTDQLGEGGKSIHELEKAKRTLEHERNEIQAALEEAEGAMEGEESKVLRLQVEVAQMKQEFERKIAEKEEEVDTQRRNQQRSIESMQTTLDSESKARQEAVRIKKKMEGDLNDLEIQLGHANRQASEAQKQAKSIQSHVKDLEMQVDEAQRHAEDLQEQSAVIERRGNLLTAEIEELRSALEQAERGRKLAETELLDSSERSNMLHTQNTALINQKRKLEGELQTMQGEVEEAVQEQRNAEEKAKKSIVDAATMAEELKKEQDLSSHLERMKKNMEQTVKDLQQRLDEAENIALKGGKKQVQKLEARIRELENEVDSEQRRNSDSVKNQRKFERRLKEVTYQGEEDKKNLTRIQDLVDKLQIKVKTYKRQAEEAEEQANTNLSKYRKLQHELDDAEERAEMAESQLNKMRSKARDMKSDKYLSSHLERMKKNMEQTVKDLQQRLDEAENIELKGSKKQVQKLETRIRELENELDSEQRRNGDSVKSQRKVERRLKEVTYQGEEDKKNLTRIQDLVDKLQIKVKTYKRQAEEAEEQANTNLSKYRKLQHELDDAEERAEMAESQLNKMRSKARDTKDSTGSLL; this is translated from the exons ATGTCGTTCGATTACGAAGCATGCCAAGATGCAGCCCAGTACCTCCGGTTGAGCCGAGagaaaattattgaaaaccaAACTCAGAAACCGGACG GCAAAAAGTATGTTTGGTTTCCAACGAAAGCTGAGGCTTATGTGAAAGGAGAACTTATCAAGACCGAGAAAGGAAAATGTACGATCAAGTCAATCGATGAGGGAAAG GAAATGACAGTGAAGGAAGACGACCTACAGGAGATGAATCCGCCTCGATATGAGAAATGCGAAGACATGGCCGGCATGACCTTCCTTAACGAAGCCAGCGTTCTTAACAATCTTCGATCCCGATACGAATCTTTTATGATCTAC ACGTATTCCGGTCTCTTCTGCGTGACTGTTAACCCGTACAAGATGTTGCCCGTATACGCTCCGTACGTGATTGCTGCTTACAAGGGAAAGCGACGAACTGAGATGCCTCCCCATCTTTATTCCATCGCTGATAACGCTTACACCGAGATGTTGATGA ACCGGGAAAACCAATCTATGCTGATCAC AGGAGAGTCTGGTGCAGGTAAGACTGTCAACACAAAGAAAGTTATTCAGTATTTCGCTTTGGTTGCCGCCTATGGAGCTGCTCAAGATGACGGAAAG GGAACACTTGAAGATCAAATCGTTCAATGTAACCCAGCTATGGAGGCTTTCGGTAACGCTAAGACTGTAAGAAACGACAACTCTTCCCGATTC GGAAAGTTTATCCGAATTCACTTCGGCAGCACTGGCCTTCTTGCGTCAGGAGATATTGAACATT ATTTGTTAGAGAAGTCACGTGTCATCTACCAACAAGAGGGCGAGAGAAATTACCATATTTTCTACCAGATCATCTCAGGGTCGAAACCTGAGCTTATCg ACCAACTACTCGTAACAAAGGATCCATACGATTACAAGTCAATCTCACAGGGGGTGGTGACCGTGGATAACATGGACGATGGAGCAGAGTTGCTGCTTACTGAC GATGCGTTCCGGGTGCTCGGTTTCAACCAAGAAGAGATATCGGGCATTTACCGAATCATGGCTGGTATTATGCACCAACAGAATATGAAGTTCAAGAACAAACAGCGAGAAGAACAAGCAGAACCTGACGGCACTGAAG ATGCCGACAAAGTTGCTTATCTCTTCGGTTTGAACTCTGCCGACTTTATCAAATACATTTGCCACCCTCGTGTAAAGGTCGGAAACGAATATGTTACCAAGGGGCAATCTTGCAACcag GTGAGCTATGGTATGGGAGCTCTCAGCAAAGGTTTGTTCGGTCGTCACTTTGATTGGTTGGTCAAACTTATCAACCAAACTCTGAGCACCAAACTACCAAGAAGTTTCTTTATCGGTGTACTGGATATTGCTGGTTTTGAAATCTTCGAC AGCAACAGCTTCGAGCAACTGTGTATTAACTTCACGAACGAAAAGCTTCAACAATTCTTCAATCATCACATGTTCGTATTGGAACAAGAAGAATACAAGAAAGAAGGAATTGATTGGGTTTTCATCGATTTTGGAATGGACTTGGCTGCTTGCATTGAACTTATAGAAAAG CCCCTTGGAATTATGTCAATTCTTGAAGAAGAATGCATGTTTCCGAAAGCATCCGATGATACATTCAAAGACAAGTTATACCAGAACCATCTGGGCAAGAGCAAGGCTTTCGGAAAACCAGTAAAGAAGACAAAATACGAAGCTCACTTCGAACTTTACCATTATGCTGGCACC GTGGCATACAACATTTGCGGATGGTTAGAAAAGAACAAGGATCCACTGAACAACAGTGTCGTCGATCTTTACAAGAAAGCATCATTAAAACTGATGCAAACTATCTGGGAAGGATACGTAAGCCCAGAGGAAG ccGCAAGTGGTGGTGGTAAAGGAGGCAAACGTAAGAAGGGGGGTTCCTTCATGACCGTGTCGTCGCTACATCGTCAATCACTCAACAGTTTGATGACAAATCTCAG ATCCACTGCTCCACATTTCGTGCGTTGTCTTATACCCAACGAACGAAAATGCCCGGGAGAGATGGATTCTCACTTGGTACTTCACCAGCTTCGTTGCAACGGTGTACTGGAAGGTATTCGTATCTGCAGAAAAGGTTTCCCAAACAGAGTTCCGTATGGAGACTTCAAGCAGAG GTATCGCATTTTGAACCCGAATGCCGCTCCGGAGGGCCAGTTCATGGATAGTAAGAAGACATCGGAGAAATTGTTGGGTAGTATTGACATCGACCATGAGTCGTACAAGCTTGGTCATACCAAG GTTTTCTTCCGCGCTGGTATGATCGGAAAACTTGAAGAAATGCGAGACAACAAACTTTCGTCGATCTTCAAACTGATCCAAGGTAGAATGAGGGGGGTGCTTATGAGAAGGGAATACCAGAAGATGATTGAACGAAG ACAAGCATGTCGAATCATCCAATCCAACTTACGAGCATTCTTCGGAATGGCGAACTGTGAGTGGATGAAGCTCATGTTTAAGATCAAACCTCTTCTGAAGACTGCCGAATCCGCTAAGGAGCTTGAAGAAATGGAGAAAGAGTTTGCTGAAACTAAAGTCAACTTGGAAAAGGAAACCAAGCGAAGAAAGGAATTGGAAGAGATGCAAGTCTCCTTTATTCAAGAAAAGAATGATCTTGTTATGCAATTGCAAGCG CAACAAGATCAAATAGATGACGGTGAGGATCGATGCGACCAACTTATCAAGACCAAGGTTGAATTGGACGGAAAGATCAAAGAACTGACTG AAAAGAGTGAAATGAAGATGGAGATTGATGACCTCGCCTCTAACGTGGAGAGCGTTACTAAAGCTAAACTTAACTACGAGAAAATGGCCAGGAACCTTGAGGaacaattaaatgaaacaaagatgAAGAACGACAACTTTACCAAGGAAGTTAACGAGTTGAACGCAGCTAAAGCTCGTCTCTCCTCTGAGAATG GTGAATTCGGTCGACAACTTGATGAACGTGAGCACTTGATGGCGCAACTTACTCGAAGTAAAAACAGTTCGTCTCAGCAAATTGATGAGTTGAAACGAGTTGTTGAAGAAGAGACCAAAGCTAAAGCCGCATTGGCACACGCTGttcag GCTTCTCGACACGACAACGACCTCTTGCGGGAACAATACGAAGAAGAACAAGAAGCGAAAGCTGAACTCCAGAGAGCATTATCAAAAGCAAATGCTGAAGTTGCTCAATGGAGAAACAAATACGAAACTGATGCGATCCAACGAACCGAAGAATTGGAAGAAGCAAA GAAGAAACTTGCCCTTCGACTCCAAGAGGCCGAGGAGCAAGTTGAAGCGATGCAAGCCAAAGCTGCGAGTTTGGATAAAACTAAGAACCGACTCCAAGGCGAGGTTGAAGATTTGACGATCGATCTTGAACGATCAAACGCTGGTGCCGCTGCTTTGGATAAAAAGCAACGAAACTTCGATAAG GTGCTTAGTGAGCATAAACAAAAGGCTGAGGAAGTTCAGGTCGAACTTGAGCAATCTCAGAAGGAAGCAAGAAGTCTCTCAACTGAGTTGTTTAAGATGAAGAACGCTTACGAGGAAGCATTGGATGGGTTGGAAACAGTGAAGAGGGAGAATAAGAATTTACAAG AGGAGATCGCCGATCTCACCGACCAACTTGGCGAGGGTGGGAAGAGCATCCACGAGTTGGAGAAGGCGAAGAGGACGCTTGAACATGAGAGGAACGAAATCCAAGCTGCTCTTGAGGAGGCTGAGGGAGCAATGGAAGGGGAGGAGTCGAAAGTCCTCCGGTTGCAAGTGGAGGTTGCGCAGATGAAGCAGGAGTTTGAACGGAAGATCGCTGAGAAAGAAGAAGAGGTTGATACGCAAAG ACGAAACCAACAGCGATCAATTGAATCAATGCAAACCACTCTTGATTCCGAGAGTAAGGCCAGACAAGAAGCTGTAAGGATCAAAAAGAAGATGGAGGGAGATCTTAATGATCTAGAAATCCAACTTGGTCACGCCAACCGACAAGCATCTGAAGCGCAAAAACAAGCCAAGTCTATTCAATCCCATGTTAAG GATCTTGAAATGCAAGTGGATGAAGCTCAACGTCATGCTGAAGATCTTCAAGAACAATCAGCTGTGATTGAACGACGAGGAAACCTTCTTACTGCTGAGATAGAGGAGCTCAGATCTGCTCTTGAACAAGCAGAAAGAGGACGCAAGTTGGCTGAGACCGAACTTCTTGATAGCAG CGAGCGTTCGAACATGCTACACACACAAAACACCGCTCTTATCAACCAGAAGCGTAAGTTGGAAGGTGAGTTGCAAACCATGCAAGGCGAAGTTGAGGAGGCAGTGCAAGAACAAAGGAATGCTGAAGAGAAAGCCAAGAAGTCTATTGTTGAC GCTGCAACAATGGCCGAAGAGTTGAAGAAAGAGCAAGATCTGTCATCTCATTTGGAGCGAATGAAGAAGAACATGGAACAAACCGTTAAAGATCTTCAACAACGACTTGATGAAGCTGAAAACATCGCACTCAAGGGAGGCAAGAAACAAGTGCAAAAACTTGAGGCTAGG ATCCGTGAACTTGAGAACGAAGTCGACAGCGAACAACGTCGAAACAGCGACTCGGTGAAGAATCAGCGTAAGTTTGAACGACGATTGAAGGAAGTGACGTACCAGGGTGAAGAAGACAAGAAGAACTTAACACGCATCCAGGATCTTGTTGATAAACTCCAGATCAAAGTGAAAACATACAAGCGACAAGCCGAGGAAGCG GAGGAACAAGCCAACACAAACTTGAGCAAATACCGCAAACTCCAGCACGAATTGGACGATGCAGAAGAGCGAGCAGAGATGGCAGAATCGCAACTTAACAAGATGAGATCCAAGGCTCGTGATATGAAGTCGGATAAAT ATCTGTCATCTCATTTGGAGCGAATGAAGAAGAACATGGAACAAACCGTTAAAGATCTTCAACAACGACTTGATGAAGCGGAAAACATCGAACTTAAGGGAAGCAAGAAACAAGTGCAAAAACTTGAGACCAGA ATTCGTGAACTTGAGAACGAACTTGACTCGGAGCAGCGTCGCAACGGTGACTCAGTGAAAAGCCAACGAAAAGTGGAACGACGATTGAAGGAAGTGACGTACCAGGGTGAAGAAGACAAGAAGAACTTAACACGCATCCAGGATCTTGTTGATAAACTCCAGATCAAAGTGAAAACATACAAGCGACAAGCCGAGGAAGCG GAGGAACAAGCCAACACAAACTTGAGCAAATACCGCAAACTCCAGCACGAATTGGACGATGCAGAAGAGCGAGCAGAGATGGCAGAATCGCAACTTAACAAGATGAGATCCAAGGCACGTGATACAAAGGATTCAACTGG ATCTTTGCTTTAA